The genome window ggtaatattttattgtgaattGTGTAACATATGGTCAGTGTGAAGTGGGTTTAACATTAACATTTTAAACtgaatttgatattaaaaaaaaaaaaggtgtgtgGGTATGCGGGTGAAGAGCATCTGGGAAAAGCTTTGGAGGGAGCGGATGTTGTTATAATCCCGGCTGGTGTCCCCAGAAAGCCCGGTATGACCCGTGATGATCTCTTCAACATCAATGCCGGCATCGTCAAATCTCTCTGCACTGCTATTGCCAAATACTGCCCTCATGTGAGTCTCTCTCTGCATATGCATTTTTTCATTTGCCATTTCACTTGTAAAATTGGTTGCACTGAATTGGGTATTTTCTAGAAATGGGAACCCACCCTTTTACTTTTTTCAATAATATGACCTTTCTTaagtaaaatgttttattttctactgtgtTCGTGTTctagaaggtttttttttaaacacctCCTTTAGTTATTTCTAACTATTtattgaattctttttattttataatatgaatGTTTCATTGATTTGATGTGTGAGAACAGGCCCTTGTTAATATGATAAGCAACCCCGTGAACTCAACGGTTCCCATTGCTGCTGAGGTTTTCAAGAAAGCAGGAACGTATGATGAGAAGAGATTGTTTGGTGTGACTACCCTTGATGTGGTTAGGGCTAAGACGTTCTATGCTGGAAAAGCAAATGTGAACGTTGCAGGTATACCTATAATGGCCTACTACTTGATATTAGTTCTTGTTTTTTTGTCTTAACTCTCTGTTTTGttgctaaaaaaataatgtaaaatcATATTTCTGTTTGcttttctaaagaattaaaactCAGTTCAACAAGGCAATATGCTTATATTAAGGCTCCTTTGAGTTAAGGACTTCATTTTCATTGAGTCTTAAACATgagttttataatttaagagttgatttttggttgtgaaCTCTTTATCCTTCAATTTTTACGTTCCTACAGATGTAAGGAacttatatgtatgtgtatgtgtgtgtatatatatatatagctccTCTGCTGACCtgagtttttgtatttatttgcaGAGGTTAATGTCCCAGTTATTGGTGGCCATGCTGGCATAACTATTCTCCCACTATTTTCTCAAGTATTTCCTTTGCCCCTCAATCTCCCTCATGATCTCTTCTATTGAATTGTATCTCTTCCATTGAATATtagataatataatttttttcttgtaaaatctGGTTTGCTGCTCTATTGTTGATGGAGACTTTGCTGACTTGAGGCTTTGTTTTAATAGGCCACACCAAAAGCCAATTTGTCAGATGAAGTTATCAAGGCTCTTACCAAGAGAACTCAAGATGGAGGAACAGAAGTTGTGGAAGCAAAGGCCGGAAAGGGATCTGCGACATTGTCAATGGCGTAAGTCTTGATTGATACCCATCCATTTGTATTTTCTATCGATATTTAGTTATTCTGGACTGACTTTCCCATTTTTCTTGTAGCTATGCTGGAGCCATATTTGCTGATGCTTGTCTAAAGGGACTTAATGGAGTTCCAGACGTAGTGGAATGTTCATATGTGCAATCAAACGTCACTGAGCTTCCTTTCTTTGCATCCAAGGTGATTAACCTGAACTCattttttatactaatttttATGGGTCTTTGCTTATTTCTATGCACATTTATCATtagttctttttaatttttattactaatGAGCTTTGGTTTAAATGGCACTCTCTACATGGATGGATGGAGAGGTGTTGCGGGGGGTCAAAACCCAAATGTAACTCAtcagtaaaattaaaaaagaaaaaaggtttttgGACTTTTTATCTGTAACTTGATGCAATGAGCTCTTGCTCAACTAGCACTGTCTTCACTTGGCAATTGCTAGGTGGAGGTAAGGTCCTGGGGTCA of Quercus lobata isolate SW786 chromosome 8, ValleyOak3.0 Primary Assembly, whole genome shotgun sequence contains these proteins:
- the LOC115956030 gene encoding malate dehydrogenase, mitochondrial isoform X1; protein product: MRTSIVRSVQSAIARSSSSSSRTYVCARAYSSDSVPERKVAVLGAAGGIGQPLALLMKLNPLVSKLSLYDIAGTPGVAADVSHINTRSEVCGYAGEEHLGKALEGADVVIIPAGVPRKPGMTRDDLFNINAGIVKSLCTAIAKYCPHALVNMISNPVNSTVPIAAEVFKKAGTYDEKRLFGVTTLDVVRAKTFYAGKANVNVAEVNVPVIGGHAGITILPLFSQATPKANLSDEVIKALTKRTQDGGTEVVEAKAGKGSATLSMAYAGAIFADACLKGLNGVPDVVECSYVQSNVTELPFFASKVRLGKNGVEEVLGLGPLSDYEKETLESLKPELLSSIEKGIKFANQS
- the LOC115956030 gene encoding malate dehydrogenase, mitochondrial isoform X2 — protein: MRTSIVRSVQSAIARSSSSSSRTYVCARAYSSDSVPERKVAVLGAAGGIGQPLALLMKLNPLVSKLSLYDIAGTPGVAADVSHINTRSEVCGYAGEEHLGKALEGADVVIIPAGVPRKPGMTRDDLFNINAGIVKSLCTAIAKYCPHALVNMISNPVNSTVPIAAEVFKKAGTYDEKRLFGVTTLDVVRAKTFYAGKANVNVAEVNVPVIGGHAGITILPLFSQATPKANLSDEVIKALTKRTQDGGTEVVEAKAGKGSATLSMAYAGAIFADACLKGLNGVPDVVECSYVQSNVTELPFFASKTRKERCGGGSRARSSLRL